A window from Candidatus Polarisedimenticolia bacterium encodes these proteins:
- the nrdR gene encoding transcriptional regulator NrdR translates to MKCPFCAHLEDKVVDSREGKDGLVIRRRRECLGCSRRFTSYERIDEIPYMVVKKDGTREPYDRNKVLSGLRKACEKRPVSPAALEAVADEVELVLQETPEREIATARVGEKVTERLRDLDKVAYVRFASVYRQFEDVDQFMKVLNDLLEQRK, encoded by the coding sequence ATGAAATGTCCATTCTGCGCCCACCTCGAGGACAAGGTGGTCGACTCCCGGGAGGGGAAGGACGGACTGGTCATCCGGCGAAGGCGCGAATGCCTGGGATGCTCCCGCCGCTTCACCTCCTACGAGCGGATCGACGAGATCCCGTACATGGTGGTCAAGAAGGACGGCACCCGGGAGCCCTACGATCGCAACAAGGTCCTGAGCGGCCTGCGCAAGGCCTGCGAGAAGCGCCCGGTCTCGCCGGCCGCGCTCGAGGCGGTGGCCGACGAGGTCGAGCTGGTCCTGCAGGAGACCCCCGAGCGGGAGATCGCCACCGCCCGGGTCGGCGAGAAGGTCACCGAGAGGCTCCGGGACCTGGACAAGGTGGCCTATGTCCGATTCGCCAGCGTCTACAGGCAATTCGAGGACGTGGACCAGTTCATGAAGGTGTTGAACGACCTCCTGGAGCAGCGGAAGTAG
- a CDS encoding methyl-accepting chemotaxis protein: MAGRRNGRVVRVLEDRWSPGLGHKLVLGASILLATLGATLIWAGASLVDRRAFESMRQRGLFLARLVALSGGESLETSGSAGLARLVARLAGEGDLVHVEIVDGEGSLLAEAGASERRPIYAARGLPQVPAGRGDQIQSVSGEPLYVFIYPMQIAAPGPEPASVARGGSGIGPRPAGAASRGPGIAAGRDDAGPRGARQVARTGEVRVAFAAATLDDARRAFAWEASLPALLAVCAGALLTHVAARRMVAEPARMVARAAEVLTAGELGQSTGLETRDEIGRAGGAIDALSERLEGLFARMRSDAQRMDDALKTIEASVEEVRSGTTGQQDSLQRTVAAAESMARSIKSVGGGVTGLSASSEETTSSILAMVATIEEVAGHADGLTMSVEDTAATTEELVASIKEIDRNVELLNRFVAETSEAMARMGRVIEQVERSAADSKAISELVAGNAEKGMRAVQLTIEGMDGIYGSVSQTRKVIESVGLKGQEIGLILNVIQEVTEQTNLLALNAAIIAAQAGEHGRGFAVVAEEIRQLAERTAQSAKEIGNLIGSFQTETGRAVDAMQEGMRRVEEGSERSREAGRALREILESARQSSDRVREIAGATREQARGSQAVAASVGKVHDMVAQIKKATNEQTLGSEQIMSAVENMREMSGHVKRATAEQTRGSRSVTHAIGNVGGMVASLHRATSEQSDASEQVLKGLSGLVAIAASNLAAARHLGEALQSLRARARSLEEQLSGFTTRQ, translated from the coding sequence ATGGCCGGACGCAGGAACGGACGCGTCGTCAGGGTCCTCGAGGATCGGTGGAGCCCCGGCCTGGGCCACAAGCTGGTCCTGGGCGCGAGCATTCTGCTCGCCACCCTGGGCGCCACGCTGATCTGGGCCGGGGCGAGCCTCGTCGACCGCCGGGCGTTCGAGTCGATGCGACAGCGCGGGCTGTTCCTGGCCCGGCTCGTTGCCCTGTCCGGGGGGGAAAGCCTGGAGACATCCGGCTCCGCCGGCCTGGCCCGGCTCGTCGCGAGGCTGGCCGGGGAAGGCGATCTGGTCCACGTCGAAATCGTCGACGGCGAGGGGAGCCTCCTGGCCGAGGCGGGAGCTTCGGAAAGGCGGCCGATCTACGCGGCACGCGGCCTGCCCCAGGTCCCGGCCGGCCGGGGCGACCAGATCCAGAGCGTTTCGGGTGAGCCCCTGTACGTCTTCATTTATCCCATGCAGATTGCGGCCCCGGGTCCCGAGCCGGCGTCCGTGGCCCGAGGTGGCTCCGGGATCGGCCCGCGGCCGGCCGGGGCGGCGTCGCGGGGGCCGGGGATTGCGGCAGGCCGGGATGACGCCGGACCGCGCGGGGCGCGGCAAGTCGCGCGGACGGGAGAGGTGCGGGTCGCCTTCGCGGCGGCGACGCTCGACGACGCCCGCCGGGCCTTCGCCTGGGAGGCCTCCCTGCCGGCGCTCCTCGCCGTGTGCGCCGGGGCCCTCCTGACGCACGTGGCGGCGCGCCGCATGGTGGCCGAACCGGCCAGAATGGTGGCGCGGGCCGCCGAGGTCCTGACGGCAGGCGAGCTGGGACAGAGCACCGGCCTCGAGACCCGCGACGAGATCGGCCGGGCCGGAGGGGCGATCGACGCGCTGTCGGAGCGCCTGGAGGGGCTCTTCGCCAGGATGAGGTCCGACGCCCAGAGGATGGACGACGCCCTCAAGACCATCGAGGCCTCGGTGGAGGAGGTCCGCTCCGGCACGACCGGCCAGCAGGATTCTCTGCAGCGCACCGTCGCGGCGGCCGAATCGATGGCGAGGTCGATCAAGAGCGTCGGAGGAGGCGTGACCGGGCTGTCCGCCTCGTCCGAGGAGACGACCTCGTCGATCCTGGCGATGGTGGCCACCATCGAGGAGGTGGCGGGGCACGCCGACGGCCTGACCATGTCGGTGGAGGACACGGCCGCGACGACCGAGGAGCTGGTCGCTTCGATCAAGGAGATCGACCGCAACGTCGAGCTCCTGAACCGCTTCGTCGCCGAGACGTCCGAGGCGATGGCGCGCATGGGGCGGGTCATCGAGCAGGTGGAGCGCAGCGCCGCCGACAGCAAGGCGATCTCCGAGCTCGTGGCGGGGAACGCCGAGAAGGGGATGCGCGCCGTGCAGCTCACCATCGAAGGGATGGACGGCATCTACGGCAGCGTGTCGCAGACCCGCAAGGTGATCGAGTCCGTCGGGCTCAAGGGCCAGGAGATCGGCCTCATCCTGAACGTCATCCAGGAGGTGACCGAGCAGACCAACCTGCTGGCGCTCAACGCCGCGATCATCGCGGCCCAGGCGGGGGAGCACGGCCGCGGCTTCGCCGTGGTCGCCGAGGAGATCCGCCAGCTCGCCGAGCGGACCGCTCAGAGCGCCAAGGAGATCGGCAACCTGATCGGCTCGTTCCAGACCGAGACCGGCCGGGCGGTCGACGCGATGCAGGAGGGGATGCGCCGGGTCGAGGAGGGTTCCGAACGGTCGCGCGAGGCCGGGCGGGCGTTGCGGGAGATCCTGGAGTCGGCGCGGCAGTCGTCCGACCGGGTCCGCGAAATCGCCGGCGCGACGCGCGAGCAGGCGCGCGGGAGCCAGGCGGTGGCCGCCTCGGTCGGCAAGGTGCACGACATGGTGGCGCAGATCAAGAAGGCGACCAACGAGCAGACCCTCGGTTCGGAGCAGATCATGTCGGCGGTCGAGAACATGCGGGAGATGTCGGGACACGTCAAGCGCGCGACCGCCGAGCAGACCCGCGGCTCGCGCTCGGTCACGCATGCCATCGGCAACGTCGGCGGGATGGTCGCGTCCCTGCACCGCGCCACGTCCGAGCAAAGCGACGCCTCCGAGCAGGTCCTGAAAGGGCTCTCCGGCCTGGTGGCCATCGCCGCCTCGAACCTGGCCGCCGCGCGTCACCTGGGCGAGGCGCTCCAGTCCCTCCGCGCCCGCGCCCGCTCCCTCGAAGAACAGCTCTCCGGTTTCACCACGCGCCAGTAG
- a CDS encoding Hsp20/alpha crystallin family protein, giving the protein MADIGPFVEISRIQSEINRLFDNLLELKSSGAEGTGEWLPNADVFETTEELVVKFEVPGVTIRDLNLTINGNNLVLRGEKKRSDVSKGAKYHSMERPFGKFKRVVHISSPVNTHKAKTELADGVLQISFPKVPDKRGEAVPINIKIAERS; this is encoded by the coding sequence ATGGCCGACATCGGACCGTTCGTCGAGATCAGCCGCATCCAGAGCGAAATCAACCGTCTGTTCGACAATCTCCTGGAGCTCAAGTCCTCCGGGGCCGAAGGCACCGGCGAGTGGCTGCCGAACGCCGACGTCTTCGAGACCACGGAGGAGCTGGTCGTGAAGTTCGAGGTGCCGGGGGTCACCATCCGGGATCTCAACCTGACGATCAACGGCAACAACCTGGTGCTGCGGGGCGAGAAGAAGCGCTCCGACGTGTCGAAGGGGGCCAAGTATCATTCCATGGAGCGCCCGTTCGGCAAGTTCAAGCGGGTGGTGCACATCTCGTCGCCGGTCAACACGCACAAGGCGAAGACCGAGCTCGCGGACGGAGTCCTGCAGATCTCCTTCCCGAAGGTGCCGGACAAGCGCGGTGAGGCGGTGCCCATCAACATCAAGATTGCGGAGCGGTCATGA
- a CDS encoding lysylphosphatidylglycerol synthase transmembrane domain-containing protein, with protein sequence MKPAFRVAISLLLTGSFIYLFARRFDVAAAGRALRDASPGLVGASLLVNLIAYLIRAWRWRVLMVPVKKRLGMYNLTSTMFIGFMVSFLVPFRLGEVVRPVLLARREKVSTTATIATVALERLFDVMTVMALLLVYVLMPRGAAVMAARGNGAEADQATVFVRHAVVGVGALVAVALPLVVVLVLFPKVFAKPLKALHGRGHGGIAARVSETIEKLVAGLGVMRSRKQLAQTIALSFLMWLVIDWSILLGVRAFDLPLQFADSLLLVVPLGVGIVMPTPGGVGPYEYLCQVSLAGFWGVAQASAAAAAITLHAVTLLPTIALGLLFMWMGGVRMADFRKMARIQGGS encoded by the coding sequence GTGAAGCCGGCCTTCAGAGTTGCCATCAGTCTTCTCCTGACCGGATCGTTCATCTACCTGTTCGCGCGCCGCTTCGACGTCGCAGCGGCGGGGCGGGCGCTCCGCGATGCCAGCCCCGGGCTCGTCGGGGCGAGCCTTCTGGTCAACCTGATCGCGTACCTGATCAGGGCCTGGCGCTGGCGCGTGCTGATGGTGCCCGTGAAGAAACGGCTGGGCATGTACAACCTGACGTCCACCATGTTCATCGGATTCATGGTCTCCTTCCTGGTGCCGTTCCGGCTCGGGGAGGTCGTGCGCCCCGTCCTCCTGGCGCGGCGCGAAAAGGTGAGCACGACGGCGACCATCGCCACGGTCGCGCTGGAGCGCCTGTTCGACGTGATGACGGTGATGGCGCTCCTCCTGGTGTACGTGCTGATGCCCCGCGGCGCGGCCGTGATGGCGGCGCGCGGCAATGGCGCGGAGGCGGACCAGGCCACGGTGTTCGTGCGTCACGCGGTGGTGGGGGTGGGAGCGCTGGTGGCGGTGGCCCTGCCCCTCGTCGTCGTCCTGGTCCTGTTCCCGAAAGTGTTCGCGAAGCCCCTGAAGGCGCTGCACGGCCGAGGGCACGGGGGGATCGCCGCCCGGGTGTCGGAGACCATCGAAAAGCTGGTCGCGGGGCTGGGGGTGATGCGGAGCAGAAAGCAGCTGGCCCAGACCATCGCCCTCTCCTTCCTCATGTGGCTGGTGATCGACTGGTCGATCCTCCTCGGCGTCCGGGCCTTCGATCTGCCGCTGCAGTTCGCCGACTCGCTCCTCCTCGTGGTGCCGCTGGGCGTGGGGATCGTCATGCCGACCCCGGGAGGAGTCGGGCCGTACGAGTACCTCTGCCAGGTCTCCCTGGCCGGGTTCTGGGGGGTGGCGCAGGCGAGCGCCGCCGCCGCGGCCATCACCCTGCATGCCGTCACACTCCTGCCGACCATCGCCCTGGGGCTCCTGTTCATGTGGATGGGGGGAGTGCGGATGGCGGATTTCCGCAAGATGGCGCGGATCCAAGGAGGGAGCTGA